agatttgaagGTGCATTAGATTCACATAAATATGGTATTTATTACTGTAATTATTattgcttattaaatttgtatatcgctCTTCGTCtgaagatttcagggcagttccaACATAAAATTCAATgtgacttctgaatagacatggttaggattgtactGTTGGTTACAAAATATTAGCTTCTTACACAGACACTTAAAACTTTGTTAGGCAAAAATAcaacagaaaatggaaaaacTATGTTCAACTACTAAAGGGATCTGCGACTTAGAAGCATATCATGGAGATCAGAAGACACCATTCTTTCACACATGGCCCATTCCTTACTTCTGTAAGTAAATTCTTCTTTTCTGAGATACTGCTATTTCTTTCTGCTGaagtatatttttgtgtgtgtgtgtgtgtgtgtgtgtgtatatatatatatatatgagaaaatgaGAGTGAAATACTGTGAGCTAAAGAAATTAAATTTAGCTTATATTGCTTGAATTGCAAATTTGCAAGGCAACTATAGCTCTCAGGAGAGAATGCTCCACATCATCAACCCACATCAATACCTAGAATTCCGTATGTTGAAACGagataagctttttaaaaattgcacagcAGGAGAAATATGGAACTTGAGGGATGGAAGATGAGTTAACTAATTCTAAAGCTTAAAAACTATAGGCAAGCAATCTAGCTAGCAATGTAGTATGTTCAGCATTTGTAATATGAAGCAAAATCTGAGCACTACTCAGGCATTCTGAATTATGGCTTCGTTAATACATATGAGAGTATGCACTCTGAGGGTGTGGTAGCTGTACCACATTCGCCATGTGTTCCCTATCAAACCGTCTGCAGCAGAGAAGCCTCCTGGAATCATGGCTGCATCTATGCATTTTGAAACCCTGAAAAAATATATCAGGCTTTCAAAGTGCACAGGGGTACATGATGTTTTCCCACTGCAGACAGTTGCTAGGAAACACAGCATCTAATTGAGGGGAGGGTGGGGACAAAGTTAGTGCACGTTCTTTTCTTCATTTGCTGTCCTAAGCCATATTCGGAATGCCTATGTCTTTCCAGAGCTACTTCTTGATTTAATTTTTCTGTTTCAGATGAAGTTTCTGGAAAGCTCCTCAACATGTACTCAAAGGAACTAAAACTCAAGCAAACTATTGTGCAAGAGATTGCTCATACCGCTGACCAAGATCTCCTGATGGCCTACTTGTCCTCATGGTTATACCAGCCCTACATTGAGAATACCAGCCAAGTATTACTAGAAAGCATGTTATTGGAAACAGGACACAGGCTGGTCTAACCTTTCCTACTTTATAAAGTTGCATTTGCCTTGAACTGCACTGCTAATACATTATATAAATTGCattgtgtttatttttgtatagttCCAACTTTTTAATAAAGTCTGTTTTATTTTGTAAGATTGTATCTACCTAGCAGGTCCTATATTGGGATTACAACAAACAAAACCACTTAAGAGGTTTTAGTACCATCCAGATTtatataaattttgtaaaatAATAGAATCAAAACAATTCTAAAACAGAGCTTGattaactttgttgttgtttagccgtttagtcgtgtccgactcttcgtgaccccatggaccagagcacgccaggcactcctgtcttctgatTAACTTTAGGATCTCTAAAAATCTGCTTTCACAGATTTCAATATCCAGTGGaactcctttttcttttgttttaaagtcTGAACTTTCACACCATGAGTGTAAGAGGAACCTGCTAGAGTAGGCCAATGGTCTATCCAGTCAAGCATACTGTTCTCAATGGCCAACTatatgcctgtggaaagcctgctAGGAGTACCTGAGTGCACCAGCACTCTCTCCTCATTTATAATCTAAATATGACTGTAGCTGGATCTTTCACCAGGGCTATGAGAAAAGTTAACACATGCCTTTGATTACGAGGCCAATATGTAAATCCCATAAAGGCCCATCCTTGCCTCTGTTGCTAGGCCATGACAGCACAGAAAGCACTGGGGATTTCAGGAAACATATACAAGGGGCAAAGCACTAACAGCCTCCTGCCCTTCTCAGAATCCTAGCTGCCAGGCCCATTTTTTTCAGGCACCAATGGCTATTAGGCACTTTTTGCATTTCTACCTTAGTGAACAGAAAATTGTTAACATTAGGCAAATGCTACATTACCATTTCAGCTCAGGTTGTGCCTAGAGGCATATGCTTTTTAGAATTGCCGCTACTCTGGGAAAGTATCTAAATCTGAACAGCCTCGTTGAGGTCTGTGACTGAAGTCTGTATGTTGGGGGATTGGATTCATCTCTGGGACATGAAGGCCCACTCTTCCAGATAATAATATCTAAATATGAAAGTGACCTACTTACCAGACTGAAGCTTTCACTTTGTAACTGACTGCAATACAATCTCTCTATGCTTAGCAGCTTTAGAGCAGCTGCTGTgttcaaaacatcaaaatgaCCTGACACACCCAAGGTGTCAAGGATAGTATATGTAGTACCTTTAATTTGAACTAGATAAACCATCAGTTACAGTTTGATATCCAGCACTGAATGCCATTACCTTTGTTTGCACAGATTCTCAATTTTATAAAAAGATTCTTACCAATGAGCTGGTTCTTGATCTTACCGTTTATAATCAAATAGCAGCGTAATTTTGGTAATAAGTTGTGTCCAAAAAACAGATCAGTTTGGTAAACAGTGCAGTTTACTTGGAATTCTAGTTACTCTTCAGTCATGTTAGTTGTAATTGCACAAAGCTCACAAGCAGCAGAAAATTAAGATTTAAtaacaaaaatgcacattttaagaaattgtttttttttaaaaaaaaccccatatatTTTCATAATGGCTTTACTCCGAGCAAGTTCTCTGTGTGAACAATGTTGTTAAAAGAGCCTCTGTACTTTCCAAAGAACTTGAATGTGTAAGTGCATATCAGGATCATCAATTTGGTTACAACACTGGTTGAAAAAGACAGCAGCACCAGGATGAGGCAAAGCCTGAACTATTTCATATCCCTAGAGAAGAGTTTCTAGCTCATCCAGTCATCTTTTTAATCGATTGTCAATGAGTTTTCTAAGATCATATAGAAACGCTATCTCATTGAGACCTAAGTGGATTAGCTACTGCCATGTTACTAATTTGGGAAGATTTTGCTTAATCAGATACCCTAGGATGTTCACAATCTATTAATGACAAAATCCTCGCTTCTTCCTGAGATTCTTGATATTTTTCATTATGATTGCTTTCTTCATGCACTAACAAGGAAGGATTTTGATTAGCTTTTTTTGATGCTGTGGAGTTACAAATCTCAAACACACTTAGTCCGTTTGCTGCATTACAACCAGAGTACGCAGCCACCATCTTTTCTTGTGAACTTTCTGAACTGGCAAGTGGCAACCTTTCACTCCGTGAGAACAGGTAGCCTGAACAATCCAACCCTGATACACTTGAAGGTTGTAAGATCTCAGCCTTCCCTTGCAGGAACTGATCTGTATCTGCAATCTCATTTGAAGCTTCTAGTTCATGTGATTTGTGGCGCTCCTTTTGGTGTAATGTATTTCCGGTGCAAATGTTTGCTCCGCAGTTCTGTTCTGGGGGGAAACCTAAAAAAAATCaagttaaaaaacacaaaacttcAGTTTACATGCATGCTTTTCAAAACAGACAAAAAGGCAAGTGTTTTATaaactatttatttcataaaaattatataccacccgattgtggtacagtggtgcctcgcaagatgaaattaattcgttccgcaagttttttctccttgcgagtttttcgtcttgcgatgcacggtttcccataggaatgcattgaaaatcaattaatgcgttcctagggaaaccgacttcagacagtctgtcccccgacctcttctgaaggagggcttctccgctgtccggggcgatcttaaaatgctggcgggcggcattttaaaatcgccccgggacagcggaggacttctccgctgtccggggcgatttaaaagcccctgggaaggcaggcaggggggacaaagacttttgccccccgccagccttcagaagaggtcctggacctcttctgaaggccagcggggggcaaaagtctttgctccccacgcctgccttcccgggagagcggaaaaacgcagcgcgtttctccgctctccctggagggcttttaaaggcaggcaggggggacaaagactttcactccccccccccgcctgccttcaaaagcagcgctctgccgctgcttgcggagagttgccggcatgccgaagcctgcgcgcactgagatcagcgcgcccaggcttcgcggcccggcttcggggcatcgtcccgatgccgggcggcggggtgagaggttcccgccccgccgcccggcatcggggcatcgtcctgATGCCGAGCGGCGGGGGTGTGAGgttcccgcccgccgcccggcatcggggcatcgtcccgatgccgtgcggcggggggagaggttcccgccccaccgcccagcatcggggcatcgttccgaagcccggcggcggcgggaggaggtgtccccgccttgccgccaggcttcggaggaggtccgaggacagtggggaagacgcgctgcgcttccccgctgtcccggagatttccctatgggctgtcgtcttgcgaagcaagcccatagggaaattcgttttgcgaagcgcctccaaaacggaaaaccctttcgtctagcgggttttccgtcttgcgaggcgttcgtcttgcgaggtaccactgtatatgctacccATATTAAAAATTAAGCTGTTTAAGTATAATATTAAGCATTAAGTAGTATAATAGAATAAACAAACAGCTTCTACTTTggcaacagattttttaaaaaaatctgcttggCAGTGTTAACATTTATCCCTGAAAGTAGCCAGGTGGTGGAGTATTTACTACTAATAAATACTTGCATTAACTCACATTTCCTTCCAATATAGGTTGAGAGCTAAACAAAGGTATAGTTAGTTTTGTATGCCCATGGGGCTTTAAGCTCATGTTTCTAAAACAGCAGTATTGACATTCATTTAGTGAAATCTGGATTCAAATCaccaataaagaaaaaaaacaacttttggaAAACCTATACATTAAGTACCTTAAGGAGAATGCAAGTGTGAAGGATACAGCAAATTTTTAGCTAAGtttcctttctccctctccctactCAACATTATTTTTAGACTTATACCACTAGTTTAAAGGGTCATTGTACTCTTTCAGCTTCCTAGCTATTTGCACGTAATTTTATCTTCAGGAGAGAGTGGAGATATTAGAATTCACATACCACTACCTTCATATGCAGGACTTCTTTCCTTTATTTCACCTTGACTTGAACTGATAGTCACACTTTCTAACAAATTTTCAGCTCTGATCTTTTTTGCAAATGGCAACATTTCATCTGAACCCTgttgagagagaaaataaactTACCAGCCTATTTATCAAACatcaactttttaaaattattccaatattttaaaaagctctgtTCATTTGGCAGCACTTTGTGCCACACAAGAATCCAAGTGAATGAACTTATGCCAAAAAAGTATGGTTTGCTTTATTATATAAAGACCAATTTTGTATGGAAGATGAAATATGCAACAGCTTATTTTCAGCAAGACACATACAAGCAAAAAAGCACAAGAAAAATTAAATATGCTACAAGGTTTGTACAGTATTATTGATGTGGCAGAATTCACCTATTTTATACCTCAGTCACTCGTTTCTGTCCCAGAATCTCTGTACATACACATGCATCAGCAATTTTAATACACTCGGGTGAAGATTCTATTGTTTGAACCATTTGCATTTCAAGATCACTGCCTATAATTCCTAGAGATTCAGCCACCTATGAAAGATGAGACACAATATTTTTGTCCTAGACCAGTAATACACAATTTATTCACAGTAAATTTCATTATTTCAAAATTCTTATTTACAGGCGTTAAGTCAGCAGGGGATGTACCTGCTTTCATTATTTTGAGGATGGTTTTATTAGACCTTACCAAGTCTTCTTTGTTAATATTTTGAGTATCATGTTTGTAAATAAagctgctttaaaggtaaagggacccctgaccattaggtccagtcatgaccgactctggggttgcggcgctcatctcgctttattggccgagggagccagcatacagcttccgggtcatgtggccagcatgactaagccgcttctggtgaaccagagcagcacacggaaacgctgtttaccttcccgccggagcggtacctatttatctacttgctttcgaactgctaggttggcaggaccagggaccaagcaacgggagctcgccccatcatggggattcgaaccgccaaccttctgatcggcaagtcctaggctctgtcgtttaacccacagcgccacccgcgtccctaaaagctGCTTTAGCGGAAAGTTATTTAACTATTGTGGTGATAGTTTTTTACTCCAAGGTACTATATTTGATCTTAGCAAGTAGGCCTAAAAGCAAAAGATAGAAGCGCAAATATAAAATAAGATGTACTTAATTTCTGCTTATCTTCAGTATTTGCTATTTATCTTCACACTCCtccttttaaagaaaatgtgttcAGTTTCACCTGCTGCACTCAGTTTAGCTACTGGATCTTGTTTCACAGCCACACACAGAACTACCCAACATACCTTTGGGTTTTTTATTGCCAGAGGGTTGTTTAATTCAGGAGTACTCAAATAGTCTTGGCACATTTTCTTTACTATAGTGTGCAGCTCTTCAAATTCCCGGTATACTTCTGGAAAAAGTGCTTTGGTTGGATAATTTTTTTCTACCTGTTTAGTAACAAAAGCTACATGAATATGAGCAAATTCACAATCACGTGCTATAAGTATCATTCAAGCCTATTATAAAACAAACAAGTGACAGGTGATTAAAGGCAGAAAGTACTATTTGAACATCTCCAGCAAGTCCCCTATTGTGAGCACATTGGTTTGGATCAGAGCTGTCAGTCCATCCAGTTGTCGTTGATCTTATGTTAAACAGAGTCTGGAGAAGTAGGGACTGTGGAGTTAAGAAAAGTAGACAACAGAGGCTGTGGTTCAAGGTCCAGAAAGATTATGTTAAGAACCATAACtcctatctacctgttatgagaAAAATATCTCACTGTAATAACTTACTGTACTAATCTATATTTCCATAAAGAGTGAAAAAATTGTTGACTTTCCCCTAAACTGTAACTTCAAATAGGGTAAGGAAAGTGATGTGTCCCACTTCTTCAATCTTCCACCATGTAATTCCTTGTACTCCTCCTGGTTAATCTGGTTTCATCCAATTTTTGTTCAAacctgcatgagtttgactataggaaattaaatgcacatttgcagatagtatttattattcatttattttgtgcATTTACACTAAGTTTGCAAGTTGTATCTTACCTTCATCAATAGGAATTCAGATACAGTAACAAGTGTTGTAAAGCGTGGAAGAGCCAGCTCCATAAAATCTTCATTGGCACATTGCTGAATCAGCTATTAAAGACCATAATAATTTCTTTAGAGAAGCCATAAAGTCAAATCGCTAAAACGCCAAGTCTAAATACATGGAAATGAACAAAGAAAAATGCATGATATCTGAGCAATTTATTATAGAAAACAGATAAATCACTGAGAAGTGTCAATGTTATGAGACAGTTCCTAGAGTCATTGCCAGaataaattcaatttttaaaTCCCAGCAGTTATATCTAGGGGCCACCTCACACAACATTCTTCCTGCATGGAGATGATCAAAACTAATGCAGAAAACCTGTACAACTTGTGTGAAGCACACACAATTGGATTATTTTGCCATGGGCAGACACTTTATCCAAGTTTTCAAGAGAGCCTTTCCAAAGCCTCATTTACTACATGAAAGGCTAGCTACCAAGTAGAATCTTCGCTGGCAGATTCTGAAAGAAAAAATAGTAAGTCTTTCACCAGATAACTAAATAAGTTGTAGGAGTTTTAAATGGTTGAATCTGCATAAATGGTCACATTTGTATAAATAGCTTTGATGAGAAAAGCATGCTTCCTCTTAGATGAAGCAGCAGGCACCCTTAGAAACATTTCCTCCTGCTTGAAGAGAAAAGGATAGTTCTTATAAGATAGCACCAGCCATCTCCCCATTTTATACTTATATCAAAAATAATTTCAGGAATGTGTGTTGCCCAACTGAGACACCATTTCAAGTtatcaaaacattttaaatggatgAGTCTAactaagggatggggaacctttgtcaATCCTGGAGCAGCATTTCCTCATGAGCAACGTTCTTGAAGCCATGCACCAATGGTGGCAAGGGCGGCTGGCAAAAGTGGTTAAGATTTTTTACTTTGTACTGTAGGATCTCTTTCCAACTACACAAAAGTCATAGGTttcaacacacatgcacacacatatctcTCCATTCAAGTAAGTAAGGTACTATTAAGGTACAAcaacacattccagctaggcaaatatctgaagaagtgtgcatgcacacgaaagctcataccaagaactaatttagttggtctttaaggtgctactggaaggaattttttttgttttgactatggcagaccaacacggctacctatctgcagCTAGGCAAAGTCACTCAAGGAGGGTGAGGAGACGGGCTGGTGTGAATCCAGAGGGCCAGATAGTTCAGAAGCAGGGAAATGTCCAGGCCTCTCTAGGTGCACAATCCTAAGTATTTTTACCAaggtgtaagtcccactgagctcattGAGACCCAATTCTCAGTAAACATGCTTAAGATTGTATTGTGAGCACTGTAGCCTAATGGAGAAACTATCACTAGACAAGCGAGCACGAACAATTGTGAAAAGGAACCATACCTCTTTTAGCCTAGCTTTCCTTCTAAATATTCTGTGGTGCTCTGCTGACATATTATTAAGACACTTTGAAGAGAACTGACTGCGTCTGCTATATCTTCCAGAATACCTTGATCTTTCAGCTGTCTTTGGTCGGCCACACCTTCTTGGTTGTCGGGGTCTTCCAGGACCCAAATACAATAAATCGGTGTTTTGATGTTCTATTAACTTTCCATCTTCTGTAGACGTAgaagactttaaaaaatgttcataaGAATGCTTTAAACAGTTTTGACTTTATGTATTAATTTTTCAGTTTGGAATCATTATACTAACATTATCCTATAAAACTGAGTTAAAAGGCACATATACTTCCCACATGTCACTTCAAGACAAGGAAGATTGCAAATTCCTTTTCTCCTACCTTTAATGCACCGTGATGTCACATCATTATGGTTTGCATGTGCTGCTAACTTTGCTGTTTTAGGATTTATTTTCACATAACCCTGTCTACTTCCAGAAACAAGGACTACCTACTTTTTGACACAGTAAGGAGCATTGATAGAGCAACAAGGCAAAACAATGGTGTCTCTGGAATTACTGCAGCTGGTAAGCAGTTTTCATTTGCTTGCTCCTTGCAAGGAAGCTTCAaaatgaattttgcaattcagaagGAGGAAGGCAATGTGACAACTAGCAACACTTTTACACCAGTTACCTTATCTATCCAGTAATCATGACCAATAATTCACAGTATTTGAAGATCTTTTAAGACATGCATGTATCAATACAATACTGTATTGCTTTCATATGACAAATGCCATTCATGAAAAGGATTTTTTGTATGGTATGCTTCCCCAATATTGATTAGAAATTGCCTTTAGAATAGATTGTCCATTAAATACTTAAACGTTACCAGCAGCCTCTATCCCAGACTAATTCCCTCTTCATATTGTAGGGATAAGAATGGCATAACCTGTTTTTCTCCTGTCTAACTTTAATGACCTACTGGCGTTTAGAATTAGAAGTGTCTATAGTGCAGTTGTTTAAAATATCCCAGCAATGCCATTCAGTGAAGCCTATTGTATAGATTCCTGTAGCTATGAACTGGATTTAGATAAGTGGCTAAGGGAGATCCAGCTTGCTCTGGAAAGGCAGAGGGCATTAGCTGACCATTTCCTGGATAATTtgaaatagaaatatatatattcctcttACCTGTTGCTTATTCTCTATAGGAAGATTATTTTTCAAGCCTACAGCTGATCCAATTTCATTTATTAAAGGGGCACTAATTGGTGGTGGTGAAAGCATCTGATGTACACTTTCACAACTTGTCTGCCCAGTACACTCCAGCAACTGTCTATTTATAGGAGAAGATTGTGAAGATTCTTCCAGCCTATGAGCTGGATTAAGTTTATAATGCCGTGCTAATCCTCCTTTTCCTATGTAGGATTTTTCACAGCTTTGACATTTAAACAATTTTGGCTTCAGGTCATAGTTCAAGGGACCAAATAAGGAGCACACTTCCTTCTCCTTGCCGCCTCCTTCATCATCTTCTAGACTTAGGTCAGCATAGTCATCAGAATCAGACTGGTGACAGTCAGCCAAATCTTTAGTTTTAATGAATTTGTAATCCTTAGCTTTATATTTGGGAGGCCTTGAAATCCGCCCAGAACGAGTTTTCACTTTTAGAGATTTTTTAGCTCTGTATTTGTACTTCTTCTCGTGGTTTGTGAATGAATTTGCTGAACAAGATGGGGTGTGAGTAACATTTGGTGAATCTGAAGCAGCTATTGCAACAGATATGTTTTTCTGTCCATTGACAGCAAGGCCATTGAGTAGTTCATGTGTTATCTTGCCTGAGGAAACTTGTCCAAGAGGATGTAAAGGTCTCTGCAGAAGCAGCTGAAGGGTAGGTTCAGAAGATTTATATAACAAAAATTGCTGTGGTCTAGGCACTGTAGCAATATGTGGGTTAATAACACTGAGTGCTACAATCCTGGAATTTTTCTCAAGTGGCTGATTCAGAGTTACATTTTTTGATCTTTGAATTGCTGCAAGAGACAGCTctgatctttctttctcttttttctgttctgGCTGTACTTGGACACAGATGGTTTCCAATGACTGTAAGAAAAAATAAAGCTTGTTTAAGCACAAAGTCATATAAGGTTTTCTATACATTCTTGAAAATGAAACTGATCTAGACACACtagtttttaaaagtctcttttaATCCAAGTAAACACAGTCAAGATTGGTCGGAATTGTAGCAcaattgacttaaaaaaaaaccaaaaaactctAGCTTGCATACTCCGGAAACTACTATTATACACGTTTATCTACTGGTCATATCGTTGTAAGGATTAAAGCTAAGGTTTTATGGGGAGTGGAGTAAATTTTTAATAGTGACCTGAAGGAGATCAAgggcaggaaggggagaaatCATGTGGTTTTAACTGCTAACTAACTGACCTGCTATTGTTAAGCAGATTGCTGGGTAAAAGTCTGGCTTGGTCAGTTGGTATCCCATCCATGGGAAATTAATTGACAGGATTTGTGAAAGTTGGGAATCTCCTTTCATTTCTTTATGGTGCACCCCTCAGTTCAGCAGAGGGAGCAGATGCTTGTGCATCTTTAGAATGGGCAGAAAGCAGTAgtggaggagggcaggagggggggCAGGGTGTCCTGGGCATGATGGGGGGCTGGAGGGTGTCGGAGCTAAGCAAGTTTTGGTGATGTTCCCCAAAGAAGTTCACAACTTTGGGGAAGCTCCACCCCAGGCGAGGTTGTGATGGATAAGCACTGCTTACCTTGCTCTCTGGTAAATCTACTGCTTCAAAGGCGTGCCTGCCTTGTACACAGGAGATCCAGAATTTATTTTCCTCCCAAGACACCTTACGTTTCCAGTGCTCTCTCTGTCAATCAGAGGACACTAAACTATTCACCTCCATGTAAAGCAGCACTTTGGTGATcctatattaatttattattatagttACAGTATATACCACCCTACAGCCAAAGATCCcagagcggcttacaacataaaaacaccaaATACTTAACAAtactctataataataataataatacgtattttgtgtttttatgttgtaagctgctctgggatctTCGGATtaaaagcggtatataaatttattaaataaataaatagcagcagcCCTCTGCCCCACAAGCAGCGATTTAACCATTCTACGacttaaggtccatatagttaaagccatggttttcccagtagtgatgtatggaagtgagagctggaccataaagaaggctgatcgccgaagaattgatgcttttgaattatggtgctagaggagactcttgggagtcccatggactgcaagaagatcaaacctatccattcttaaggaaatcagccctgagtgctcactggaaggacagatcctgaagctgaggctccaatactttggccacctcatgagaagagaagactccctggaaaagaccctgatgttgggaaagttggagggcacaaggagaaggggacgacagaggacgagatggctggacagtgttctcgaagctaccagcatgagtctgaccaaactgcgggaggcagtggaagacaggagtgcctggcgtgctctggtccatggggtcacgaagagtcggacacgactaaacaacaacgacttAAGCATCAGCCATCCCCCTCACCCCTCACGAAAAATCCCCACACAAACCCCACAGGCTTATTTCTTATACCTTGGGCGGCAGCAGCCTGGCGGGGACACGGGGCACCTTCTGCAGCCGCTGCGCCGCGTCATGCGGGATACTGGACACCGGCGGGGCCGCCGAAGCCGAGGCGGAAGTCGCTGAGCAGAAGCCCCGAGCCGGGAAGTGGGGATGAGAAGCCGCGCGGCCGTCGTCCTGGGCTACAGGAGAAGAGGCTTCCCGCCCTTGAGGCGATGCCGCAGCCCCGGCGATACGGCGGCCCGCGGACCTCCCGGAGACGGGTCTCCCCGTTTGCTTCCCAAGGGGCAAGGTCTCGCCCGGCTGCTGTAGGCCGAGCGCCGAGTCCGGGTCCACAAGCCCGCTCGCCTCAGAGGCCGCCATCTTAGCGAGTAGCTCCTGTCAGGGGAGACGGTTGGAAGTCTCCCTAAGCCCCGCCCCTACCGCGCGCATGAGGAACAAAGAGCGCCGGGCCAATAGGAATCGGGCTCGGCTGTTTGCGGTACGTGACGACAGCgaaggggtggagtggggaggaggagcaAGAGTTAGAGCGTCGCAGTGGGAGCCGAGCGGGGTCAAATTAGGTTCAAAAGCGTTTAGTCGCTTCCCTGGAGTCCTAGTGCTTCCTCTTCGAACCCCTCTTCCGCTTGCTCATCTCCTTGATGCGAACTCGGTGGGCACATTCTGGATTTCGGGCAGATAGGAATAAATAAAATCGCAGGCTAATTATGCCTGGAGAGGCCGTGTTTTGTTTGCATTATCCAAGGGGGAAGCtttaaattcattattattattatcattattattaaaatggaagGTATTGCCAAAGTCGAGGTTCTAAATGCCGAGCAGATTAAATAGATTGACAAATCATGAGTATTCTGGCCTTATTTGTCTCCATAGCGATCTGTTCGAAATGCCTGTACAGAAATGGGCACAGCCCTTCCGCAGGATGAAGCCCGGGTGGTTTTTACTTA
The Podarcis muralis chromosome 1, rPodMur119.hap1.1, whole genome shotgun sequence DNA segment above includes these coding regions:
- the ZNF839 gene encoding zinc finger protein 839 isoform X5, with translation MAASEASGLVDPDSALGLQQPGETLPLGKQTGRPVSGRSAGRRIAGAAASPQGREASSPVAQDDGRAASHPHFPARGFCSATSASASAAPPVSSIPHDAAQRLQKVPRVPARLLPPKSLETICVQVQPEQKKEKERSELSLAAIQRSKNVTLNQPLEKNSRIVALSVINPHIATVPRPQQFLLYKSSEPTLQLLLQRPLHPLGQVSSGKITHELLNGLAVNGQKNISVAIAASDSPNVTHTPSCSANSFTNHEKKYKYRAKKSLKVKTRSGRISRPPKYKAKDYKFIKTKDLADCHQSDSDDYADLSLEDDEGGGKEKEVCSLFGPLNYDLKPKLFKCQSCEKSYIGKGGLARHYKLNPAHRLEESSQSSPINRQLLECTGQTSCESVHQMLSPPPISAPLINEIGSAVGLKNNLPIENKQQLIQQCANEDFMELALPRFTTLVTVSEFLLMKVEKNYPTKALFPEVYREFEELHTIVKKMCQDYLSTPELNNPLAIKNPKVAESLGIIGSDLEMQMVQTIESSPECIKIADACVCTEILGQKRVTEGSDEMLPFAKKIRAENLLESVTISSSQGEIKERSPAYEGSGFPPEQNCGANICTGNTLHQKERHKSHELEASNEIADTDQFLQGKAEILQPSSVSGLDCSGYLFSRSERLPLASSESSQEKMVAAYSGCNAANGLSVFEICNSTASKKANQNPSLLVHEESNHNEKYQESQEEARILSLIDCEHPRVSD
- the ZNF839 gene encoding zinc finger protein 839 isoform X2; this encodes MAASEASGLVDPDSALGLQQPGETLPLGKQTGRPVSGRSAGRRIAGAAASPQGREASSPVAQDDGRAASHPHFPARGFCSATSASASAAPPVSSIPHDAAQRLQKVPRVPARLLPPKSLETICVQVQPEQKKEKERSELSLAAIQRSKNVTLNQPLEKNSRIVALSVINPHIATVPRPQQFLLYKSSEPTLQLLLQRPLHPLGQVSSGKITHELLNGLAVNGQKNISVAIAASDSPNVTHTPSCSANSFTNHEKKYKYRAKKSLKVKTRSGRISRPPKYKAKDYKFIKTKDLADCHQSDSDDYADLSLEDDEGGGKEKEVCSLFGPLNYDLKPKLFKCQSCEKSYIGKGGLARHYKLNPAHRLEESSQSSPINRQLLECTGQTSCESVHQMLSPPPISAPLINEIGSAVGLKNNLPIENKQQSSTSTEDGKLIEHQNTDLLYLGPGRPRQPRRCGRPKTAERSRYSGRYSRRSQFSSKCLNNMSAEHHRIFRRKARLKELIQQCANEDFMELALPRFTTLVTVSEFLLMKVEKNYPTKALFPEVYREFEELHTIVKKMCQDYLSTPELNNPLAIKNPKVAESLGIIGSDLEMQMVQTIESSPECIKIADACVCTEILGQKRVTEGSDEMLPFAKKIRAENLLESVTISSSQGEIKERSPAYEGFPPEQNCGANICTGNTLHQKERHKSHELEASNEIADTDQFLQGKAEILQPSSVSGLDCSGYLFSRSERLPLASSESSQEKMVAAYSGCNAANGLSVFEICNSTASKKANQNPSLLVHEESNHNEKYQESQEEARILSLIDCEHPRVSD
- the ZNF839 gene encoding zinc finger protein 839 isoform X3; the encoded protein is MAASEASGLVDPDSALGLQQPGETLPLGKQTGRPVSGRSAGRRIAGAAASPQGREASSPVAQDDGRAASHPHFPARGFCSATSASASAAPPVSSIPHDAAQRLQKVPRVPARLLPPKSLETICVQVQPEQKKEKERSELSLAAIQRSKNVTLNQPLEKNSRIVALSVINPHIATVPRPQQFLLYKSSEPTLQLLLQRPLHPLGQVSSGKITHELLNGLAVNGQKNISVAIAASDSPNVTHTPSCSANSFTNHEKKYKYRAKKSLKVKTRSGRISRPPKYKAKDYKFIKTKDLADCHQSDSDDYADLSLEDDEGGGKEKEVCSLFGPLNYDLKPKLFKCQSCEKSYIGKGGLARHYKLNPAHRLEESSQSSPINRQLLECTGQTSCESVHQMLSPPPISAPLINEIGSAVGLKNNLPIENKQQSSTSTEDGKLIEHQNTDLLYLGPGRPRQPRRCGRPKTAERSRYSGRYSRRSQFSSKCLNNMSAEHHRIFRRKARLKELIQQCANEDFMELALPRFTTLVTVSEFLLMKVEKNYPTKALFPEVYREFEELHTIVKKMCQDYLSTPELNNPLAIKNPKGSDEMLPFAKKIRAENLLESVTISSSQGEIKERSPAYEGSGFPPEQNCGANICTGNTLHQKERHKSHELEASNEIADTDQFLQGKAEILQPSSVSGLDCSGYLFSRSERLPLASSESSQEKMVAAYSGCNAANGLSVFEICNSTASKKANQNPSLLVHEESNHNEKYQESQEEARILSLIDCEHPRVSD